A window of Acidimicrobiales bacterium contains these coding sequences:
- the coxB gene encoding cytochrome c oxidase subunit II, with amino-acid sequence MDLATRLVGSDFGSPHGVTDQNHWMRQLWHVSFWFALPIALIVGGGIIWCVLRYRAKPDDERRPSQFQYHIPIEAAYTIVPLIIVAVIFGFAYNAENKVDAVNKQPAVKITVEGFQWGWRFIYPNGHQEVGSVSNALDINSEGNLPVLYMPENETVQVHLVSDDVVHTFYVKEFLFNRDLIPGINNTVDFNVNRTGTFEGQCNNICGQYHAYMRFLVKVMTPADYEAWYAQQVPNSITTAGA; translated from the coding sequence ATGGATCTAGCGACCCGTCTAGTCGGAAGCGACTTCGGCTCCCCTCACGGCGTGACCGACCAGAACCACTGGATGCGCCAGCTTTGGCACGTCAGCTTCTGGTTCGCCCTTCCGATCGCCCTGATCGTGGGGGGCGGGATCATCTGGTGCGTACTCCGCTACCGCGCCAAGCCCGACGACGAGCGACGGCCGTCGCAGTTCCAGTACCACATCCCCATCGAGGCGGCGTACACGATCGTCCCGTTGATCATCGTCGCGGTCATCTTCGGGTTCGCCTACAACGCCGAAAACAAAGTCGATGCCGTCAACAAGCAACCGGCCGTGAAGATCACCGTCGAGGGCTTCCAGTGGGGGTGGAGGTTCATCTACCCGAACGGGCACCAGGAGGTCGGCTCCGTCTCCAACGCTCTGGACATCAACTCGGAGGGCAACCTTCCGGTCCTGTACATGCCCGAGAACGAGACGGTCCAGGTGCACCTGGTGAGCGATGATGTGGTGCACACGTTCTATGTGAAGGAGTTCCTCTTCAACCGTGACCTCATCCCAGGGATCAACAACACAGTGGACTTCAACGTGAACCGCACCGGAACATTCGAGGGGCAGTGCAACAACATCTGCGGTCAGTACCACGCGTACATGCGATTCCTGGTCAAGGTGATGACGCCTGCGGACTATGAAGCGTGGTACGCACAACAGGTTCCGAACTCGATCACCACGGCAGGTGCGTAG